One window of the Trifolium pratense cultivar HEN17-A07 linkage group LG2, ARS_RC_1.1, whole genome shotgun sequence genome contains the following:
- the LOC123911676 gene encoding LEAF RUST 10 DISEASE-RESISTANCE LOCUS RECEPTOR-LIKE PROTEIN KINASE-like 1.1 isoform X1, protein MASYFMFSFILLFCYFLLLPFAEAELKYPTECEEFSSPADQYVEEIYFPYTTVDNKKCRFYITAKKIHEHHKIDSIKYINNSIFIYILDYSDFDSDSIKNTPVFSHNTSTFYGCNHGYHDIPKNMSRYSINCPDYGIYFISNPDYPPPMPTNFQFPCPQHHPLYYGCSKLFSFLEIKVDKESCEGCCLLDQETLNLNCFPAPTPPYFEYPSDTQTTRKEPGLKAAVIGLSIGLATTLFVILFLCYWRIKSSEVKNKSGTNHRGLSRNTTIPESGAVYFGIPVFSYDELKEATNNFDQARQIGEGGFGTIYYGKLGDGREVAVKRLFERNYRPVESFTNEIQILTRMRHRNLVSLYGCTSRHSRELLLVYEYVPNDTVSSHLHGEKAKNNPPLPWAVRIKIAIETAGALTYLHASDVIHRDVKTNNILLDNSFCVKVADFGLSRLYPNDVTHVSTAPRGTPGYVDPEYRLCYQLTDKSDVYSFGVVLVELISSLPAVDLTRDRDDIKLANLAVRKIRRSEFHELVDPSLGIQTNERLKNVIISVAELAFQCLQDEKELRPSMSEVLEVLQRIESEKNEGENHEGIDFHHGVEVVQSYAHPSLPNTWIKPQRHQQTL, encoded by the exons ATGGCTTCCTACTTTATGTTCAGTTTCATTTTGTTATTCTGTTATTTTCTGCTTCTTCCCTTTGCTGAAGCTGAACTTAAATACCCCACAGAATGTGAAGAATTTTCTTCTCCCGCTGATCAATATGTTGAGGAAATCTACTTCCCCTACACCACTGTTGATAACAAGAAATGTCGCTTTTACATTACAGCGAAAAAAATCCACGAACATCACAAAATTGATAGcatcaaatatataaacaattcaattttcatctaTATCCTGGATTACTCTGATTTTGATTCAGACTCAATTAAGAATACCCCAGTGTTCAGCCATAACACTAGTACCTTCTATGGATGCAATCATGGCTATCATGACATCCCTAAAAACATGTCTAGATATAGTATTAACTGTCCTGATTACGGTATCTACTTCATTTCTAATCCTGATTATCCTCCTCCCATGCCCActaattttcaatttccatGTCCACAACACCATCCCCTTTACTACGGTTGTTCAAAATTATTCTCATTTCTCGAAATTAAAGTAGATAAAGAGTCCTGTGAAGGATGTTGTCTGCTCGATCAAGAAACtctaaatttaaattgtttCCCAG CTCCGACTCCTCCTTATTTTGAATACCCTTCGGATACTCAAACAACGAGAAAGGAACCAGGTTTGAAGGCTGCGGTAATAG GTTTATCTATTGGATTGGCAActacattgtttgttattcttTTTCTGTGTTATTGGAGAATCAAATCTTCAGAAGTGAAAAACAAATCAGGAACCAATCATCGTGGTCTCTCGAGAAATACAACAATCCCGGAAAGTGGAGCTGTCTACTTTGGGATCCCTGTCTTCTCGTATGAcgagctcaaagaagcaacaaacaATTTTGATCAAGCTAGACAGATTGGAGAAGGGGGCTTCGGGACTATTTACTATG GAAAGCTTGGAGATGGACGTGAAGTTGCGGTGAAGCGCCTATTTGAGCGCAACTACAGACCAGTAGAATCATTCACGAACGAAATTCAAATCCTCACACGAATGCGTCACAGAAATCTTGTATCCCTTTATGGCTGCACATCGCGCCACAGTCGTGAGTTGCTGCTAGTATACGAATACGTCCCAAATGACACTGTCAGTAGCCATCTCCACGGagaaaaagcaaaaaacaaCCCACCATTACCATGGGCAGTGAGAATAAAAATAGCCATAGAAACCGCGGGAGCATTAACTTATCTCCATGCTTCTGATGTCATTCACCGAGACGTGAAAACCAACAACATTCTCCTTGACAACAGTTTTTGTGTTAAGGTTGCAGATTTTGGTCTTTCGAGACTATACCCTAACGATGTCACACACGTCTCTACAGCACCGAGAGGAACACCGGGCTATGTAGATCCAGAATATCGCTTATGTTACCAACTAACAGACAAGAGTGATGTATATAGCTTCGGCGTAGTTCTTGTTGAGCTAATATCATCATTGCCAGCAGTTGATTTGACAAGGGATAGAGATGACATTAAGTTGGCAAATCTAGCCGTAAGGAAGATTCGAAGAAGCGAATTTCATGAGTTGGTTGATCCTTCTCTTGGTATTCAGACAAATGAGAGATTAAAAAATGTGATAATTTCTGTTGCAGAATTGGCTTTTCAGTGTTTGCAAGATGAGAAGGAATTGAGACCCTCTATGAGTGAAGTATTGGAAGTGCTGCAGAGAATTGAAAGTGAGAAGAATGAAGGAGAGAATCATGAGGGGATTGATTTTCATCATGGAGTAGAAGTAGTACAAAGTTATGCACATCCATCACTTCCAAACACTTGGATAAAGCCACAACGCCATCAACAAACACTTTGA
- the LOC123911675 gene encoding metal transporter Nramp2-like gives MDTQSQQHHKQEFVEVEGEENRLLQSEECETIPLSTPLSSLSTTLDDGNKEDYVYAAKDKVRIFDLESNGNSTGSTVVPPFSWKKLWLFTGPGLLMSVAFLDPGNLEGDLQAGAIAGYSLLWLLMWSTIMGLFIQLLSARLGVATGRHLAELCREEYSNWARLVLWFLAELALIAADIQEVIGSAIALKILSHGVLPIWAGVVITAFDCFFFLFLENYGVRKLEGVFAIFIGTMGFSFAWMFFDTKPSEEELLMGLLIPRVSSKTLRQAVEIVGCVITPHNVFLHSALVQSRDIDIRNKGQVQEALNYYTIESSIALLITLVINLSVITVFARVFYNTEQAKDIGLVNAGQYLEDKYGGGFFPILYIWGIGLLAAGQSSTITGTYAGQFITEGFLKLNIKKWLRALITRSCAIVPTMIVAIVFNTSEGSLDTLNEWLNVLQAIQIPFALIPLLTLVSKQEVMGTFRIGPLLERVAWTVVVLVIMLYGYMLLDFFLSEVKGLLFGFLVFLGAAAWISFIVFLLQHSGAISSILVRSPHSEGFSLARN, from the exons ATGGACACTcaatcacaacaacatcatAAACAAGAATTCGTCGAAGTAGAAGGAGAAGAAAATCGGCTGTTACAATCCGAAGAATGTGAGACAATACCATTATCCACGCCGCTGTCCTCTCTATCAACAACGTTAGATGATGGAAACAAAGAGGACTATGTTTACGCGGCTAAGGACAAGGTTCGTATTTTCGACTTGGAGTCAAACGGAAATAGTACCGGATCAACGGTGGTTCCTCCGTTTTCATGGAAGAAGCTCTGGCTCTTTACTGGGCCAGGGCTTCTAATGAGCGTGGCATTTTTGGATCCAGGAAATTTGGAAGGAGACTTACAAGCCGGTGCGATTGCAGGGTATTCGTTGCTTTGGCTTTTAATGTGGTCCACCATCATGGGACTCTTCATACAACTTCTATCCGCGAGGCTTGGTGTCGCCACAGGGCGCCACCTTGCAGAGCTTTGTAGGGAGGAGTATTCCAATTGGGCTAGATTAGTTTTGTGGTTCCTAGCTGAGTTGGCTTTGATTGCAGCTGATATTCAAGAGGTTATTGGTAGTGCTATTGCTCTTAAGATTCTTAGCCATGGTGTTCTTCCCATTTGGGCAGGTGTTGTAATCACTGCCTTTGATTG tttcttctttctatttttgGAGAATTATGGAGTAAGAAAGTTAGAAGGTGTTTTCGCTATTTTCATTGGAACTATGGGCTTTTCTTTTGCATGGATGTTCTTTGATACAAAGCCTAGTGAAGAAGAACTTCTTATGG GTCTTTTAATCCCTCGAGTAAGCTCAAAAACACTTCGTCAAGCAGTTGAAATTGTAGGCTGTGTGATAACCCCACATAATGTATTTCTCCATTCAGCATTAGTACAATCAAGAGACATTGACATACGCAACAAAGGCCAAGTTCAAGAAGCTCTAAATTACTACACAATCGAGTCCTCAATCGCACTTTTAATCACATTAGTGATCAATCTATCTGTGATAACAGTTTTTGCTAGAGTATTCTATAATACAGAACAAGCCAAAGACATAGGATTAGTAAATGCAGGACAATATCTTGAAGATAAATATGGTGGTGGATTTTTTCCAATTCTATATATTTGGGGTATTGGTTTATTAGCAGCTGGACAAAGTAGCACAATTACTGGTACCTATGCTGGACAATTTATAACTGAaggttttttaaaattgaatattaaGAAATGGTTAAGGGCATTGATTACTAGAAGTTGTGCTATTGTTCCAACTATGATTGTAGCAATTGTTTTTAATACTTCTGAAGGTTCTTTGGATACTTTGAATGAATGGCTTAATGTCCTTCAAGCTATACAAATTCCTTTTGCACTTATTCCTCTTCTTACTTTGGTTTCTAAACAAGAGGTTATGGGAACATTTAGAATTGGGCCTCTTTTAGAG AGGGTGGCATGGACAGTGGTGGTGCTTGTAATAATGCTTTATGGGTATATGTTATTAGATTTCTTTCTCTCTGAAGTGAAGGGATTATTGTTTGGATTTTTAGTCTTCCTGGGTGCAGCAGCATGGATTTCATTTATTGTATTTCTTCTACAACATAGTGGTGCTATTTCTTCTATCTTGGTCAGATCTCCACATTCTGAAGGCTTTTCTCTTGCAAGAAATTAA
- the LOC123911676 gene encoding LEAF RUST 10 DISEASE-RESISTANCE LOCUS RECEPTOR-LIKE PROTEIN KINASE-like 1.1 isoform X2, whose protein sequence is MASYFMFSFILLFCYFLLLPFAEAELKYPTECEEFSSPADQYVEEIYFPYTTVDNKKCRFYITAKKIHEHHKIDSIKYINNSIFIYILDYSDFDSDSIKNTPVFSHKNMSRYSINCPDYGIYFISNPDYPPPMPTNFQFPCPQHHPLYYGCSKLFSFLEIKVDKESCEGCCLLDQETLNLNCFPAPTPPYFEYPSDTQTTRKEPGLKAAVIGLSIGLATTLFVILFLCYWRIKSSEVKNKSGTNHRGLSRNTTIPESGAVYFGIPVFSYDELKEATNNFDQARQIGEGGFGTIYYGKLGDGREVAVKRLFERNYRPVESFTNEIQILTRMRHRNLVSLYGCTSRHSRELLLVYEYVPNDTVSSHLHGEKAKNNPPLPWAVRIKIAIETAGALTYLHASDVIHRDVKTNNILLDNSFCVKVADFGLSRLYPNDVTHVSTAPRGTPGYVDPEYRLCYQLTDKSDVYSFGVVLVELISSLPAVDLTRDRDDIKLANLAVRKIRRSEFHELVDPSLGIQTNERLKNVIISVAELAFQCLQDEKELRPSMSEVLEVLQRIESEKNEGENHEGIDFHHGVEVVQSYAHPSLPNTWIKPQRHQQTL, encoded by the exons ATGGCTTCCTACTTTATGTTCAGTTTCATTTTGTTATTCTGTTATTTTCTGCTTCTTCCCTTTGCTGAAGCTGAACTTAAATACCCCACAGAATGTGAAGAATTTTCTTCTCCCGCTGATCAATATGTTGAGGAAATCTACTTCCCCTACACCACTGTTGATAACAAGAAATGTCGCTTTTACATTACAGCGAAAAAAATCCACGAACATCACAAAATTGATAGcatcaaatatataaacaattcaattttcatctaTATCCTGGATTACTCTGATTTTGATTCAGACTCAATTAAGAATACCCCAGTGTTCAGCCA TAAAAACATGTCTAGATATAGTATTAACTGTCCTGATTACGGTATCTACTTCATTTCTAATCCTGATTATCCTCCTCCCATGCCCActaattttcaatttccatGTCCACAACACCATCCCCTTTACTACGGTTGTTCAAAATTATTCTCATTTCTCGAAATTAAAGTAGATAAAGAGTCCTGTGAAGGATGTTGTCTGCTCGATCAAGAAACtctaaatttaaattgtttCCCAG CTCCGACTCCTCCTTATTTTGAATACCCTTCGGATACTCAAACAACGAGAAAGGAACCAGGTTTGAAGGCTGCGGTAATAG GTTTATCTATTGGATTGGCAActacattgtttgttattcttTTTCTGTGTTATTGGAGAATCAAATCTTCAGAAGTGAAAAACAAATCAGGAACCAATCATCGTGGTCTCTCGAGAAATACAACAATCCCGGAAAGTGGAGCTGTCTACTTTGGGATCCCTGTCTTCTCGTATGAcgagctcaaagaagcaacaaacaATTTTGATCAAGCTAGACAGATTGGAGAAGGGGGCTTCGGGACTATTTACTATG GAAAGCTTGGAGATGGACGTGAAGTTGCGGTGAAGCGCCTATTTGAGCGCAACTACAGACCAGTAGAATCATTCACGAACGAAATTCAAATCCTCACACGAATGCGTCACAGAAATCTTGTATCCCTTTATGGCTGCACATCGCGCCACAGTCGTGAGTTGCTGCTAGTATACGAATACGTCCCAAATGACACTGTCAGTAGCCATCTCCACGGagaaaaagcaaaaaacaaCCCACCATTACCATGGGCAGTGAGAATAAAAATAGCCATAGAAACCGCGGGAGCATTAACTTATCTCCATGCTTCTGATGTCATTCACCGAGACGTGAAAACCAACAACATTCTCCTTGACAACAGTTTTTGTGTTAAGGTTGCAGATTTTGGTCTTTCGAGACTATACCCTAACGATGTCACACACGTCTCTACAGCACCGAGAGGAACACCGGGCTATGTAGATCCAGAATATCGCTTATGTTACCAACTAACAGACAAGAGTGATGTATATAGCTTCGGCGTAGTTCTTGTTGAGCTAATATCATCATTGCCAGCAGTTGATTTGACAAGGGATAGAGATGACATTAAGTTGGCAAATCTAGCCGTAAGGAAGATTCGAAGAAGCGAATTTCATGAGTTGGTTGATCCTTCTCTTGGTATTCAGACAAATGAGAGATTAAAAAATGTGATAATTTCTGTTGCAGAATTGGCTTTTCAGTGTTTGCAAGATGAGAAGGAATTGAGACCCTCTATGAGTGAAGTATTGGAAGTGCTGCAGAGAATTGAAAGTGAGAAGAATGAAGGAGAGAATCATGAGGGGATTGATTTTCATCATGGAGTAGAAGTAGTACAAAGTTATGCACATCCATCACTTCCAAACACTTGGATAAAGCCACAACGCCATCAACAAACACTTTGA
- the LOC123911679 gene encoding 2-oxoglutarate-dependent dioxygenase 19-like — translation MFSVKRLVESNSLKSIPSNYICHNENEDYDSMVNETENIPTIDFSKLISSNSNDRSMEIQKLGDACRDWGFFMLINHGVSETLRAEVLRLSQCFFDLPSEEKKECIGEKPFDPIRCGTSFNIKVDKTHYWRDFLKCYVHPHFHAPSNPLGFSETLEEYVTKNREVIGELLKAISLTLSLEENYIHNMMNAESGSQLLVINYYPPCPKPELVMGLPAHTDHGLLTLLMQNELGGLQIEHDGKWIPVNPLPNSFLINTGDHLEILTNGKYKSVVHRAIVMNKKAARISVGTANGPTLDTIVSPAPELLSEDNPSAYRGIQYKDYLLLQQSRELERKSCLDYIRI, via the exons ATGTTTAGTGTTAAACGATTAGTTGAATCAAATTCTCTAAAGTCTATTCCTTCTAACTACATTTGCCACAACGAAAATGAAGATTATGATTCCATGGTGAATGAAACAGAGAATATTCCAACAATTGACTTTTCCAAACTCATATCTTCCAATTCTAATGACCGTTCCATGGAAATTCAAAAACTTGGTGATGCTTGCCGCGATTGGGGTTTCTTTATG CTAATCAATCATGGGGTGTCGGAGACACTGAGGGCTGAGGTGTTAAGATTAAGCCAATGCTTTTTCGATCTgccaagtgaagaaaaaaaagaatgcaTCGGTGAAAAGCCATTTGATCCAATTAGATGTGGTACAAGCTTCAATATCAAAGTAGACAAAACCCACTACTGGAGAGATTTTCTCAAATGTTATGTTCACCCTCACTTTCATGCTCCTTCCAATCCCCTCGGTTTTAG TGAAACTTTAGAGGAATATGTTACAAAGAATAGGGAAGTGATTGGAGAGTTGCTAAAAGCAATATCTCTAACCTTGAGCCTAGAAGAAAATTATATACATAATATGATGAATGCGGAGTCGGGCTCTCAGCTACTTGTTATCAACTACTACCCACCTTGCCCTAAGCCCGAACTCGTCATGGGCCTACCTGCTCACACAGATCATGGGCTTTTAACTCTCTTAATGCAAAATGAGCTTGGTGGGCTTCAAATTGAACATGATGGCAAGTGGATTCCTGTCAATCCTTTACCTAACTCGTTTCTCATCAACACCGGAGATCATTTGGAG ATACTTACAAATGGAAAGTATAAGAGTGTTGTTCATCGTGCTATTGTGATGAATAAGAAAGCTGCAAGAATTTCTGTTGGTACAGCAAATGGGCCTACACTTGATACCATTGTTAGCCCTGCACCTGAGCTGCTTAGCGAGGATAACCCCTCAGCATATCGTGGCATTCAATATAAAGATTACTTGCTACTTCAACAAAGTCGTGAACTAGAGAGAAAATCTTGCTTAGATTATATTCGAATCTGA